From the Phycisphaerales bacterium AB-hyl4 genome, the window CCCTGAGGGCTGCCCAACAGCAGGCCTACGCCGCGCCGCATGGCGTCCGGGATGGTATCGCCCAGTGCGGATTGATTGATTAACGTGTAGTTACTGAACGTCAGCACCACGTCCATCTGTCCCGTTTCCATGGCCCGCAAGTGGAAGGCGGACGGTCGGCAGCCGATGCCGATGTGACGCGCCAGCCCCTGTTCCTTCAGCCGAAGCATCGGTTCAAGCGCGTCTGCCAAGGCGGACTCGATCTCGGGCGGGTCGTGGATCAGCAGCAAATCAACGTGGTCTACCCCCAGAGCCGACAGGCTCTGCTCGAAACCGCGGTTGATGGCTTGAGCGGTGAAGTCCGCCTGCTCGCCGGGGCGCACGCCGACCTTGGTGGAAACGTACACACTGTCTCGCGGCAGGTCCGCCAATGCCTGGCCGAGCCACCGTTCCGCCTTGCCGCCTTGATACCTCGGTGCGGTGTCGAAAAAGTTGATGCCCCGCTCAAAAGCGCGATGCACCGCCTCGACCGCCTCGACCTCGGAGCCGTTGCGCGCCCCGATCCACGCGCTGCCCATCCCCAATGCAGTGGGCCGCATGGACGTTCGGCCGAGTTGGCGAATTGGCAGCGAGGATTGAATCACGTTCCGTGTGGGCGTCCTAAGTTAGAGCTGCGCGGGCAGTCGCATGGCATGGCGTAGTTGGGGTCGGTGTCGGCCAAGCCGACGCCGCCTGATTGCTGTCCGCCCCCTGGGGACGTGGCTCACGACACTGGCCTCTTCCACACTTCAACGGCAAGTACGTCAAGCACAGCACGTGAGTTACCGCACTATGCCTTCACATCATATTCGCGTCAGGCAGCCCCTGCACGATACGGCCGCTTGTGAATATAAGACAAGTTAAAAACACGTCTTGCGGTTTTGCTCGGCGTCGCCCGCATGCCCCGAAACATCCGCCCGGCAGGCCAGCCTGTCGCAATATGTCCCTATCTGGTCGCAATATGGAATTGTCGCCCGTTAGTGATGAAGTATCGTTGTCGCTGGAGCGTCAGGCGCAGTGCCCGGGCGCCAGCTTGGAAGTGCCTCTCTAGAGGAAACGGTCATGTCCCTTTCTGTCTCAGATCTGCATCAGCCTGAGCCGGGTGAAGCTCGCCGCGTCGGCGTCGTCCGTCGGCCACGCAAGCGCCTGCCCGGCTTCACGCTCATCGAGCTTCTCGTGGTGATCAGCATCATTGCCCTGCTGATCGCGATTCTCTTGCCGGCGTTGTCTGCCGCACGCGAGGCGGCGCGTCAGACCCAATGTGCAAGTAACCAACGGCAGATCATCCTCAGCACGGTGACGTGGGCGGTCGACAACAACGGAAGCCTGCCGCCGTTTCGTCTCACGTCGACAACCCCATACCGTGTCACCATGGACGCATGGGCACAAATGGCGATGTACCGATGGGAAGGCGGCAACCGCTTTGTGTTAAATCATGGCTTATTGCACGAGCAGGATTATTTCAGCGAACCGGGCGGATTTTATTGCCCCAGCGCGAAGCTCGATATGTTGAAATATGACCGGCAGCCGCAGCCGATTGGCAGCGAGCCGTATGTTGGGCCAAACTCTCCGGCAAACTTCGTTCAAAGCTCATATATGTTCAACCCGCTTCGCAGCCCCCCACCGAATCTGGCGTATGTGAAATTCCAAGAACTGGACGACCTCGGGTCGGGTGATCTGTTCACGATGGATACCCCCCGATTCGGCAGCCACACGATGGGCGTTGACGGGAACTCACACAGCATGGGCTGGAACCGTGGCGATGGGGACGGAAGCGTGCGTTTCATTAACGATGCGTATCTGCACGACTACCTTGAGACCAACACCCACAGCAACGTAACTTACCGGGATTTTTTTAATCAGGTCAATGAGAACTATTGACGTATGGTGTTGTATCCATCGTAAATCACTTCATGTGTTTTTGTCGGGCACGATGCGCTGACTGATGCGAGAAGTAGATGGAAGTTTTAAGCATTCTAAAGCACTTTCAATTAGGAGAGAAAAGTAATGGGCATATCATTTGCGCGATTCCGTCGAGGTGTGCTGGCAACTACGGCCTGCTTTGCGTTTGCATGTGTAGCCAATGCCGACTTTGTATTGGTCGACGACTTTGAAAGCTATGCGGTGGGCACCACACCGGTTGGGCAGGGAAGTGGGTGGAGTACGAATTTGACCACCAACCTGGCACATGGCTTTGGCGTGGCCCTTGATCCTGCCGGCAGTGGGAATCAGGTTGCCAGGTTGAACATTGAAAACCCGCGCTACGTTGCGAATTCGAACCATGTCATTCCGGATGGAAATGTCGGCACGCTGCTTTTCCAGATATACCGTCCTGAAACGTCTTCGGTGCTTGATATGGCGGCTGGTTTCACGGCCGAGTTTACGGGCACCAATGGATGGCTTAGCGCGGGTGACTTTGCTACGCCGCTTCGTATTAATAACAACGCTGATCTATTACAAATATACGACAGCAACGGGTTTGCCGAGGTAACAGAGCCGGAGGGCCTCAGTCCATTACCAGGCGGTGAGTGGTATACCGTCTGGATGGTGGCTGATACCAACACGGACACATGGACGCTCTATGTTGAGGGCGGTGAATACGAAGAGCAAACACAGGTACAGGCCGGCTCGATCTCAGAGTTTGGATTCCGCGGAGGAACCGGCGCGGCAGACCTGCTGCATTTCGGTTTCCTTGCGAACGCCAGTCAGGGCGCGAATATGCCGGTGTACCTCGACAATTTCTATGTGGACACCGACTCCATGCCGGGTGGCAATTTGTCTAATCCGATTCCTGAACCCGCATCATTGATGCTGCTGGGACTTGGCAGCCTGGCGATGCTCGCACGGCGTCGCAAGACGACGGCTGAAGATGAGACGCTTGGATAACCTGTGAGGTGTAACACCCTGCGGCGTTGGGTTTACCTGGTTCCTGCCGTCCGCATTTGGAGCGTCAGCCGCAGTGTATGGACGCGAGCCTGGAAGTATCGCAGGGCCTGTACCCATCGGGTTCAATACCAGCGATGGCAGCAGTTGATGTTTCCTATCGAGCGTCATCTTGCCGGATGAATCGACAAGGGCGGCCGGCATTACAGCGTCGGCCGCCCCGTTTTACTTGTCCGCCAAGGGGGGCGACTGCTTGGCCATGGCTGACGCATAGTGTCCTCGATTGGTTGCAATTTGGACTTGTTGGCCCGCCTCGCACAGAACACAATACGCTTGATTCAAAATCACCTCGTCGCGGCAATCAGAATACGCGCAAAACTGAATTTGATGCAGGATTCATGAAATGAAGCAGTCACCAATGATAATGAAATTAGCACGCGCTTCGCGCATGAACTTTGCAGTCTTGGTTTGCCTGTTGTGGTCTTCGCCGTTGCTGGCGGTTGAGTACCACGTATCGCCGATGGGTGATGATGCGAATGTCGGTAGTGCCGACGCTCCGTTCGCGACGCTTGAGCGTGCTCGTGATGCGGTGCGTGAGCGGCGGGAAGCGGTTGCTGAATTTGAGGGTGCGACCGTTATAGTGCACGAAGGCCGATACGAACGCCGAGCGACGTTGGTGCTGGATGCGAACGATGCGGGCGAGCCGAATGCTCCTGTTGTGTATCGCGCCGCCGATGGCGCGAGGCCCTTGTTTGATGGCGGCTATCTTGTTGACCCGACGCATTTCGCACGGGTCGATGACGATCAGATTCGTGAACGGCTGCTGGAGTCGGTGCGCGATGATGTGCTTCAACTCGACCTGGGGGCGCTGGGCATTACGGACTACGGCAGCTTCGGGCCGCGCGGGTGGGGGCGGTCCGAGATCGCTGCTCCGATGGAGTTGTTCATCGATCGGATGCCGCAGTCGATCGCCCAATGGCCGAACGAAGGCTCAATTCCGCTCGGCGAGGTTCATGACCGGGGCGGTGCGCCTCGCGAGGGCGACCAGAGCAATCGCTCCGCTGTCTTTGAATACAACACCGAGCGTGCGGAGCGATGGGTTGATGCAAACGATCTGCATATCGCCGGTCACTTTGGCGTCACCTGGGCACACGATACCATTGGTATCGCAGAGGTAGATGTTGAGGCGGGCACGTTCACGACTGACGGGGCTCATTATTACGCCTTTGCACAACCCGGTCGGCCTGCGAACTTCCAGACGCATTACGTCGCGGTCAATCTGCTTGAAGAGATCGAGCAGCCGGGCGAATACTTTATTGATCGCGAAGCGGGGAAGCTTTATATCCTGCCGCCACACCCGCTCACCTACTCGACCGTTCAGCTTTCCGCTCTTGACGAGCCGTTCGTACGTATTGAAAACGCTTCACATGTTCGCATTGAGGGGCTGACGTTCGAGAACACGCGTGGCGATGGCATCGTGATAGCCGAGGGCAGTGATAACCGTATTGCGGGATGTACGTTCCGTGCCCTTGGCGGCATTGCGGTTGATATGGAGGGCGGCAGGGGCCATCAGGTGTTTGACTGCGACATCTACTACACCGGCCGAGGCGGCATCCGCGCCAGCGGCGGCGATCGCCAGTCGCTTGAGCCGGCTGAGCATCGCATCGTTAACAATGATATTCATCGCTTCAATCGGTGGATTCGTGGATACAACCCCGGCATTCGCGCTGAGGGCGTAGGTATTGAAATTGAGCACAACCATCTGCATCACAGCGACCATCAAGGTATTACCTTTGCCGGCAACGAGCATCGCATGGCTTTCAATGAGCTGCATCACCTGCTCAAAGACATTTCCGACATGGGCGCGATCTACGCCGGCCGCGATCCAACGTTCGCAGGCAACGTGATCGAGCACAATTTTTTCCATCACCTGAGCATGCAACACGAAGGCGGGCCGGGCGTGCAGGCGATCTTCTTCGATGACGATACGATTTACATCGCACGCGTCTTTGGCAATGTCTTTTATCGCGCCGGCTCGACCGGGGTGATCAAGTTCAACGGCGGAGGTGGGGCATCGGTCGCCAACAATGTTTCGATCGAAGGCCCACGGTTCCTTCAGGAAACACCGGGCGACGTGGCGGGTATCGATCGGGCGATTCGCAAGATCACAACAGACTACCGCGGGAGTCACAACTTTCCCGAACGTATCGCCGCGATGCGCGTGGATGAGGAGCCGTATCGCAGCCGATACCCCTATATTTACGAAACGGCTTTTCATGGCTACAACGAAGGGACACCCAGATGGAACAACGTCATCGTCAGAAATAACGATGAGATGAGGCATTTTGTCAATCCTGGTGATCTCAATTTTGCTATTCGTTCCAATGCTCCCTGGCTGAACATGGTCGCCGAGGATGTCTACGACCGGGTGCATGGTGCGGATGGGCAAGACATCGCGTTTGAGCAGATTCCGTTCGGCCGCATTGGATTGAAGGAAACCACGCATCGGCCCGCGCTGGGGCCGATCGCTTTCAGCAAACTCGGGCCTGCTGACGACACGGCCGAGCTTGATGCGAATGCTGTTGAGCTGTGGTGGCAACCGTCTTACAACGCAGACCGTTATCATCTGGTTGTCGCTCGCGACCGCGAACTGACGGACATCGTGCTCGACAAGCAGGCCGTTACCCATAATGTCAAGCTTGATCAGCTTGAGCCGAATCGGACGTACTACTGGCAGGTTTATGCCGCAACCACCCGGTCGCGTTCCAATCGAGGTCTGCGGATTGCCTCGGAGGAGCCTTGGCAGTTTAAGACCGCCGGTGCGCGTGAGTGATCGGTGAAGGCAATATTGCCTCGGCTTCTTTTGTCCGGCCAAACAACCTTCGGCGGGGGCGCCGTTCGGTGATCGCTTGGGCACACGCACATGCCTTCAAGCTGTGGACGAAGTTTGTCTGTGAATTGCTGAACGTTGACCAGTGGAAGTAACGCTCGATGCATAAACCGCCTCGCTCATGGACATGGCGATCGCGCCTCACTCGCGCCGCGGTCTTTCTTGTCGTGCTTCTTGTGGTCATTGTCGTCCTGCGCCCAGGGGATGCTGAGGATGGGGAGCATGCCAGGCAGCGCGCAGCGGAATTAGTCCGCGCCGTTGAGTCTGATGGGGGGATTATTTCAAAGGATGCATGGCCGGCCTCCTGGTTCGAGGATCCTCAAACCGCGTCCGAGTTGGGCATCACCCAATTCGACGAGGCGGGTTCTTTGAAAGACAAAGTCCGTGCCGGTGAGCTGCCGCCGGTGGAAGAGCGGCTGCCGGCGGACCCCATCGTGGTTGAGCCTTACGCCCGAATCGGCGCGTATGGCGGGTGGGCCCGAATCGCCGGCTGGGAAACATTCTACTTCAGCCACTACGAAGGGCCGATGCGCATATGTCCCCAGGGGGCGACCGTACGGCTGAACCTGCTCGAACGACTCGTAATGTCCGAAGATGGAAAAGTCTTCACGCTTCACCTCAGGCCCGGCGTGAAGTGGTCAGACGGCCATCCGCATACCGCCGACGACTACATCTTCTGGTTTGAACACATCAACCGGAACTGGGAACTCAGCCCGCTGCCGCGCGAGCCGTTCGACGCGCCTGGCACGCGGATTACCAAGGTGGACACCTATACCGTCCAATACGAGTTCGAGTCGCCGCATTTCTACTTCGCCAACGACCTGGCCCATAGCGGACATCGGTTCCGGGTTCCCGCGCATTTCGCGAAGCGCTATCATGTCGACTTCGTTGAATCCGGGGATTTGAAGGCCAGGGCCCAGCGACTTGGCTTCATTAACTGGATGGATTACTTCAGCGCCGTTGTGGAACAGGGCTATCGTGGCAGCACCGTATTCAACCGTCCCACGCTACGCAGCCATCAGTTGGTCCGACGACAGCAACAGAACTTCTACTATGAACGCAATCCGTACTATCCGAAGGTCGACCCGCAGGGGCAGCAGCTGCCTTATGTCGATGGGATTACACGAATCCTTGGGCTTCGGCCGGAGATCGTGACGGCGCAGATGGTCGCCGGCGAGCTGACGATGGCGGCACTTGCCTTCGACGCCAGTTCCCTGCCGTTTCTGCTTCGCAACGAACAGCGGGGTGGGTACACGACCTATCTCTGGACTGAGTACCTGGCGTCGGCGTTGTCCATCAGCATTAATCAAACGTTCGCTGACCCTGCAGTGCGCGACATCCTTGCCGACGCCCGGTTTCGTCGAGCGCTCTCGATGGCGATCAACCGTCAGGAGATCAACGAGGCACGCTACTTCGGGCTCGGACGCCCCGGACCGATGTTCGTGCTGCCGACGAGCAAGTTCTACGATGAGGACACGTTTCGCCAGGCGCATGGTGAGTACGACCCGCAGGCGGCGAAGGCGCTTCTTGACGAGGTGGGCATCGTGGACCGGACCGGCGACGGCCGACGAAATCGGCCCGGCGGGGGCAAACTGAATCTCGTGCTCGAACAACCCGGACACCACGACCCCACGGTCGAAATGGTCCTCGAGCAATGGCGGGAGGTCGGCCTGGACATCCACCTGCGCGTCGTGCCGGGCTCGTTCCTGAGGATTCGCGCGGAGAGCAACCAGGTGCACATGGGCACGGGGCCCGGCGACCGCGTTGGCGACACGCTGTTCCCCAACGAGCCGATGTGGTTTCTTCCGTTTCGGCAAGGGCGCGACATGGTCACCTGGGGCCAGTGGGTGCGATGGTTTCAGACCGATGGGCAGGAAGGGCAAGAGCCCACGTCTGAAGCAAAAGACCTGATGAGATGGTGGAACGAGATGCGTTCCCATCCCGATCGCGCGGAGCGGATCAAGCTCGGCAAGCGCATCATGCAAAGCCAGGCCGAGCACGTATGGGCCATCGGCACCGTTGGCTTGACGCCTCAACCCGTGGCGGTCGCGAACCATCTGCACAACGTGCCCAAGCGTGGCTATTGGGGCTGGGACACCAAGCTCAATTACCCGTATCACCCCGAAACACACTTTATGACCACTCCGTCACCGTAGACGCAAACGCCCATGCTCAACTACGCCATAAGACGCACGTTCGTCATGCTCCCACTGCTGCTACTGATTTCCGTAGTAGTGTTCATCCTGATGGAATTGCCACCGGGCGACGCCGTCTCCGCGATGGTTGAGGGCTTGGAGATGGACGGCCAACCCGTGTCCGAGCAGCGCGTCGCTGCGCTCCGGGCGCGCTACCATCTCGACGATCCCCTGCACGTGCGCTACCTGCGGTGGATCACCGGCTTCCTGCGCGGCGACCTTGGTCACTCGATCACGCTCCAGCAGCCGGTCAACGAACTTGTATGGGAACGCCTGGGCTATACGGTCCTGATCTCGCTGCTGTGTGTGCTGTTTACCTTGATCGTCGCGTTTCCCATCAGTATCTACTCGGCGATATGGCAGTATTCGCTCTCGGACCATGCGTTTACCGTCCTGGCATTTCTGGGCATGGCTATCCCCAACTTCGTGCTGGCGCTGGCACTGATGTATGTCGGGCACCGGTACTTCGGATCGAGCATCGGCGGCCTCTATTCCGTCGAGTTCGAAGAAGCGCCGATGAGCTTCGCAAAGATGCTGGATCTATTGAAGCACATCTGGATTCCCGTGGTGGTCATCGGCACCGCCGGCATGGCGGGACTTGTCCGCACCATGCGCGCCAACCTGCTTGATGAACTGCCAAAGCCCTATGTGGTCGCAGCCCGGGCAAGAGGGTGCGGGCCGATGAAACTCGTTTTGAAATATCCCGTCCGCATCGCGATCAATCCCTTTATCAGCACCGTCGGCTGGCTGCTGCCAACATTGTTTTCCGGTGACGCGATCGTCGGTGTCGTACTCAACCTCCCAACCATCGGCCCGTTGCTGTTGGCCGGTGTGCAGAACCAGGACATGCAGCTCGCCGGCAGCATCATCATGATCCTGAGCATTCTTACGGTCATCGGCACGCTGATCTCCGATTTGCTGCTGGCGGTGGTCGATCCACGAATTCGTTACGAGTAGGAGCTGATGCGATGAGTCCAGAGTTGAAGGACGAAACAGCCGCCGAGCCTTCCAGCGAGAACGTCGATGCGTACGCCTCGCATCGGCAGCTCGTGTGGCGACGCTTTCGTCGGCATCGGCTTGCCATGATCGGCGCGACGATTCTGCTGACGTTCTATCTGGCTGCGCTGCTTTGCGAGTTCGTCGCGCCTTATACGCCTAACGCTCGTCACACGGACCGTGTGTTCGCCCCGCCACAAACGCCTCGCTTTATCGATCAGGGCGGCCGCTTCCATTGGCGTCCGTTCGTTTACGCCATCGGGGTTGAAGATCGAGCAGCCGCGACGTCTCGGGAATATCAAGTCGATCATTCCATCAGGTATCCACTGCAGTTGTTCGTGCGCGGTGACGCGTATCGTATGTGGGGGCTGTTCAATACGGACCTGCACCTGTTCGGCGCCGAGGATGGTTACGTTCATCTTCTGGGAACCGATTCGCTGGGCCGGGATCTTTTCAGCCGTATTCTCTACGGCGCGCGCATTTCGTTAACCATCGGCCTGGTGGGTGTGCTGCTCACGTTCGTGATCGGGATCGTGCTTGGCGGGGTCGCAGGCTACTTCGGGGGTATCGTCGACAATGTGGTCCAGCGAATGGTGGAACTGCTGATCTGCATCCCACAGCTTCCGTTGTGGATGGTATTGAGCGCCGCAATCCCGCTGTACTGGCCGCCGGTGGCTGTGTACTTCGGCATCACCGTGATCCTCTCGTTCATTGGATGGACAGGCCTGGCGCGTGAGGTGCGTGGCAAGTTCCTCTCGTTGCGTGATGAAGACTTTGTCGTGTGCGCCCGCCTTTGTGGTACCAGCGAGATGACGATTATCCGCAGGCATCTGTTGCCTTCATTTATGAGCCACATCATCGCCCGCGCTACGCTGGCGATCCCGGCCATGATCCTGGGCGAGACGGCGCTGAGCTTTCTGGGCATCGGCTTGCGACCGCCGGCCGTGAGTTGGGGTGTCTTGCTTCAAGATGCGCAGAGCTTCGACGCGATGGCGCTTTTCCCGTGGCTGCTGGCGCCTGCCGTGTGCGTGGTGATCGTCGTGCTGGCGTTCAACATGCTCGGCGACGGCTTGCGCGACGCCGCCGATCCGCATGCCTCATGAAAGTTATGAGACAACGGGTTGAGCTGGGTTATGACGCCTTGTCGATCTGCCTTACGATCGCTGCCAGCGCGGAGCAGGGAAGCGCTAGCCATGTTTCAGCCGCTTTCTTCTTTTCCAGCGAGGCTTCAGGATGAAAAACGGGTGCCGCATGCCCCGGGACATCCGCCCGACGAACCGGCCTATCGCAATGTGTCCCTATCCGGTCGCAATTTGGAATTGTCGCCAGGCAGTGGTGAAGTATCGTTGTTGCTGGAACATCATGCGCAGTGACATATGACAACGAGTCAACATGATGGTTGTGGGCACACGGTGTTCACT encodes:
- a CDS encoding aldo/keto reductase; protein product: MRPTALGMGSAWIGARNGSEVEAVEAVHRAFERGINFFDTAPRYQGGKAERWLGQALADLPRDSVYVSTKVGVRPGEQADFTAQAINRGFEQSLSALGVDHVDLLLIHDPPEIESALADALEPMLRLKEQGLARHIGIGCRPSAFHLRAMETGQMDVVLTFSNYTLINQSALGDTIPDAMRRGVGLLLGSPQGMGTLTGVEPDQHQHPRAHAIWQWCQQHNVNLRDLALQFCLSLPINGCVLFGPATASEVDQGIDSATTPIDEATWTAFEQAFDIQRCTRRDQIPTSSVIDSA
- a CDS encoding prepilin-type N-terminal cleavage/methylation domain-containing protein; amino-acid sequence: MPGRQLGSASLEETVMSLSVSDLHQPEPGEARRVGVVRRPRKRLPGFTLIELLVVISIIALLIAILLPALSAAREAARQTQCASNQRQIILSTVTWAVDNNGSLPPFRLTSTTPYRVTMDAWAQMAMYRWEGGNRFVLNHGLLHEQDYFSEPGGFYCPSAKLDMLKYDRQPQPIGSEPYVGPNSPANFVQSSYMFNPLRSPPPNLAYVKFQELDDLGSGDLFTMDTPRFGSHTMGVDGNSHSMGWNRGDGDGSVRFINDAYLHDYLETNTHSNVTYRDFFNQVNENY
- a CDS encoding PEP-CTERM sorting domain-containing protein → MGISFARFRRGVLATTACFAFACVANADFVLVDDFESYAVGTTPVGQGSGWSTNLTTNLAHGFGVALDPAGSGNQVARLNIENPRYVANSNHVIPDGNVGTLLFQIYRPETSSVLDMAAGFTAEFTGTNGWLSAGDFATPLRINNNADLLQIYDSNGFAEVTEPEGLSPLPGGEWYTVWMVADTNTDTWTLYVEGGEYEEQTQVQAGSISEFGFRGGTGAADLLHFGFLANASQGANMPVYLDNFYVDTDSMPGGNLSNPIPEPASLMLLGLGSLAMLARRRKTTAEDETLG
- a CDS encoding right-handed parallel beta-helix repeat-containing protein → MNFAVLVCLLWSSPLLAVEYHVSPMGDDANVGSADAPFATLERARDAVRERREAVAEFEGATVIVHEGRYERRATLVLDANDAGEPNAPVVYRAADGARPLFDGGYLVDPTHFARVDDDQIRERLLESVRDDVLQLDLGALGITDYGSFGPRGWGRSEIAAPMELFIDRMPQSIAQWPNEGSIPLGEVHDRGGAPREGDQSNRSAVFEYNTERAERWVDANDLHIAGHFGVTWAHDTIGIAEVDVEAGTFTTDGAHYYAFAQPGRPANFQTHYVAVNLLEEIEQPGEYFIDREAGKLYILPPHPLTYSTVQLSALDEPFVRIENASHVRIEGLTFENTRGDGIVIAEGSDNRIAGCTFRALGGIAVDMEGGRGHQVFDCDIYYTGRGGIRASGGDRQSLEPAEHRIVNNDIHRFNRWIRGYNPGIRAEGVGIEIEHNHLHHSDHQGITFAGNEHRMAFNELHHLLKDISDMGAIYAGRDPTFAGNVIEHNFFHHLSMQHEGGPGVQAIFFDDDTIYIARVFGNVFYRAGSTGVIKFNGGGGASVANNVSIEGPRFLQETPGDVAGIDRAIRKITTDYRGSHNFPERIAAMRVDEEPYRSRYPYIYETAFHGYNEGTPRWNNVIVRNNDEMRHFVNPGDLNFAIRSNAPWLNMVAEDVYDRVHGADGQDIAFEQIPFGRIGLKETTHRPALGPIAFSKLGPADDTAELDANAVELWWQPSYNADRYHLVVARDRELTDIVLDKQAVTHNVKLDQLEPNRTYYWQVYAATTRSRSNRGLRIASEEPWQFKTAGARE
- a CDS encoding ABC transporter substrate-binding protein, translated to MKDKVRAGELPPVEERLPADPIVVEPYARIGAYGGWARIAGWETFYFSHYEGPMRICPQGATVRLNLLERLVMSEDGKVFTLHLRPGVKWSDGHPHTADDYIFWFEHINRNWELSPLPREPFDAPGTRITKVDTYTVQYEFESPHFYFANDLAHSGHRFRVPAHFAKRYHVDFVESGDLKARAQRLGFINWMDYFSAVVEQGYRGSTVFNRPTLRSHQLVRRQQQNFYYERNPYYPKVDPQGQQLPYVDGITRILGLRPEIVTAQMVAGELTMAALAFDASSLPFLLRNEQRGGYTTYLWTEYLASALSISINQTFADPAVRDILADARFRRALSMAINRQEINEARYFGLGRPGPMFVLPTSKFYDEDTFRQAHGEYDPQAAKALLDEVGIVDRTGDGRRNRPGGGKLNLVLEQPGHHDPTVEMVLEQWREVGLDIHLRVVPGSFLRIRAESNQVHMGTGPGDRVGDTLFPNEPMWFLPFRQGRDMVTWGQWVRWFQTDGQEGQEPTSEAKDLMRWWNEMRSHPDRAERIKLGKRIMQSQAEHVWAIGTVGLTPQPVAVANHLHNVPKRGYWGWDTKLNYPYHPETHFMTTPSP
- a CDS encoding ABC transporter permease: MLNYAIRRTFVMLPLLLLISVVVFILMELPPGDAVSAMVEGLEMDGQPVSEQRVAALRARYHLDDPLHVRYLRWITGFLRGDLGHSITLQQPVNELVWERLGYTVLISLLCVLFTLIVAFPISIYSAIWQYSLSDHAFTVLAFLGMAIPNFVLALALMYVGHRYFGSSIGGLYSVEFEEAPMSFAKMLDLLKHIWIPVVVIGTAGMAGLVRTMRANLLDELPKPYVVAARARGCGPMKLVLKYPVRIAINPFISTVGWLLPTLFSGDAIVGVVLNLPTIGPLLLAGVQNQDMQLAGSIIMILSILTVIGTLISDLLLAVVDPRIRYE
- a CDS encoding ABC transporter permease, with the protein product MSPELKDETAAEPSSENVDAYASHRQLVWRRFRRHRLAMIGATILLTFYLAALLCEFVAPYTPNARHTDRVFAPPQTPRFIDQGGRFHWRPFVYAIGVEDRAAATSREYQVDHSIRYPLQLFVRGDAYRMWGLFNTDLHLFGAEDGYVHLLGTDSLGRDLFSRILYGARISLTIGLVGVLLTFVIGIVLGGVAGYFGGIVDNVVQRMVELLICIPQLPLWMVLSAAIPLYWPPVAVYFGITVILSFIGWTGLAREVRGKFLSLRDEDFVVCARLCGTSEMTIIRRHLLPSFMSHIIARATLAIPAMILGETALSFLGIGLRPPAVSWGVLLQDAQSFDAMALFPWLLAPAVCVVIVVLAFNMLGDGLRDAADPHAS